Genomic segment of Rhodococcus sp. W8901:
CTCGCCCGTGCGGTAGGGGAGTCCGGGCGGGTGGTCACGCTCGAGTACGAACCCCGGCATGCTGCGGTCGCCCGGGACAACGTGGACCGCGCCGGTGTCGGCGGCCGGGTCGACATCCGGGTCGGTGCGGCGCTGGACAGCCTGCCGGCCGTCGAGGCCGACGGCATCGCGCCCTTCGACCTGGTGTTCATCGACGCCGACAAGGTGAACAACTCCAACTATGTGCGGTGGGCGCTGCGGTTGTCGCGGCCCGGCACGGTGATCGTCGTCGACAATGTCGTCCGCGGCGGATCGGTGTCCAACCCCGACCTCGACGACGAGGCCGTCCGCGCCAGCCGCGAGGTGCTCGACCTGCTGGCGGCCGAACCCCGACTCGATGCCACCGCGCTGCAGACCGTCGGGTCGAAGGGCTGGGACGGTTTCGCTCTTGCGCTGGTGGTGAATTGAAACGCGGTCCCCGACGCTGTTCGAGCTGACGCGGACGCGTCGTGCACGTATGGTGTGACGCGCGTGAATCGAACTGACCGTCGAACCTGGGGGACACCGCCGAATGCACAAGCTGAGAACCACTATTGCCGCGGCCGGGCTGGCCGTGCTCCCGCTCCTCGCGGCTGCCCCGGCACATGCCGCCTCGCTCAACATCCCGGGACTAATCAATCAGGGCATCGACACCCTCGAGTACACCGCCGGGTCCGGGGTCTCCGACACCGTTGCCTCGTTGGGCCAGTACGCAGCCGCGCACGCGTATCTCACCGGTGATCCTGCCTCGCGCTACATCGTGGTGCTCGGTGCCCGACTCGACGCCGACGGGTTGCTGCCGGGGGTTCTCAACGCTCGGTTGGATACCGCGGCCGCGATCGCGCGCCTCCATCCGATGAACAAGGTGATCGTCGCGGGTGGGCCGACGCAACCTCTGCCGTACAGCGAATCGCAGGCGATGTTCGCCGGCCTGGTGCTGAGGGGTGTCAATCCCGCGAGCATCATCCTCGAGAACGCCTCGTACTCGACGGTCGACAACGCGCGCAACACCACCGGAATCCTCTCCGCAAATGGCGCGGACGGAGCCGTCCTCGTCACCTCCGCGTCGCACATCGACCGGGCGCTCGGGGCGTTCCGATCCGCGTCGGGCCAGTTCCGGTACACGCCCGTGGCCGTTCCCGGTTGGTGAAACCGGATCGTCGCGCCACGGCAGGCTGAGTGGGCGGCCGCGGCGGGGAGGTAAGGCATGGCGGTTGTGTTGGCTCTGCCGTTCACGGGTCGGTGGCTGGTGCAGAACAGTCCGGCACGGCGAGTGCCCAGCCATGGTGTCGACGTGTTCGGCCAGCGATACGCGATCGACTTCGTCGGGGTCGACGATCGAGGCAGGACAGCGTCGGCACGTGACTGGCGCACGTTTCTTGCGACGGAGCCGCCGTCCCGGTTCTTCGCCTTCGGGCGCCCGATCCTGGCTCCGGTCGACGGTGTGGTCGTTCAGGCGCATGACGGGGAGCCCGATCACCAGGCGCGCAGATCTCAGTTCGCTCTGATCCCCTATGCGGTGGGGCAGCCGTCCCGCCTGCGGCAAGGTCCGGCCTCGATCGCGGGGAACCACCTGATCATCCAGGACCGGCGCAGCGGGATGTTCGTCGCGGTGGTCCACCTGCGGGCAGACACGCTCAGCGTCGCAGTGGGCGACGAGGTGGCGCTGGGGCAACAGATCGCCGAGTGCGGGAACTCGGGAAACTCGACGCAACCGCACGTGCACGTCCAGGTCATGGACAGCCTCGACCTTGCTGTTGCGCAGGGTGTTCCGATGGAGTTCGGGAACTATCGCCAATGCAGCCGTGACGGCACGGGCCTGTGCGACGTCGACTCGGGTATCCCCGAGGAAGGCACGATCGTCACCGCACTCGTTCCCGACGGTCGCTAGGCGCGGGGGCGGGCGGACCGACCCGAATCGGACTCGCCTCCCGGTGTGGGGCGCCGGCCGGTCGTAGCATCGGGTCCGTGGCCAATCCGACCGTCCGCTCCGATGCCTCCGATCCGCTGCGTGTGCTCGTCTACAGCAGTGACGCCTCGACACGCGAGCAGGTGATGCGAGCCCTCGGTCGGCGCCCGCATCCGGACCTTCCGGAGTTGGAGTACGTGGAGGTCGCGACGGCGCCCGTGGTGGTCCGCACGATGGACGCGGGCGGGATCGATCTGGCGATTCTCGACGGCGAGGCGGCGCCGGCAGGTGGCCTGGGAATCGCCAAGCAGCTCAAGGACGAGCTCGATGTGTGCCCGCCGGTGGTGGTGCTGACCGGACGCGCCGACGATGCCTGGCTCGCGGACTGGTCGCGGGCGGAGGCTGCGGTGCCGCACCCGATCGACCCCTTCCGCCTGGCAGCGGCCGTTGTTCCGCTGCTGCGGCGGCCGTGATGTAACCGGTTCCGGCTCGATATTGCGCCGGCATCGGAAGACTCGCGGGGTAAAACCGAAGCCAAGGGTGGCGCCTGTCCCGGTAGGCTGAGGCGTAGATCACATTCTGCGGGTGGATTCTCCTGATTGCGTGATTGTGCGTCTCTCGTGGCTACCCGCCGCTCGTGGTCTGGGTGCGACCGTCCGGCATCGGGCATGGGCGGCCAGGCTCGCGACGAGAGGAGCTGAGGCGACGTGAACGCATACGTGCCGATTCTCGTGCTCGGGGCGATTGCCGCCGCGTTCGCGGTCTTCTCCGTGATCGTCGCGTCGGTCGTGGGACCCAGGCGGCTCAACCGTGCCAAGCTCGAGCCGTACGAGTGCGGGATCGAGCCAACCCCCGCGGAAGTCGGGCGTGGCCTGGCCGGACAGCGGATCCCGGTGAAGTACTACCTCACAGCGATGCTGTTCATCATCTTCGACATCGAGATCGTGTTCCTCTACCCGTGGGCCGTCCACTTCGACGCGCTCGGTGTGTTCGGTCTGGCCGTGATGGCCGTGTTCGTGTTCAACGTCGCGGTGGCCTACGTGTACGAGTGGCGGCGTGGGGGATTGAGCTGGGACTAGGCGTGTTTCGGGTGACTACCGAGCGGAGGTGAACCGGGTATGGGTCTCGAGGAGAAGCTGCCGAGTGGTTTCGTGCTGAGCACGGTCGAGACCGTTGCCGGCTACGCGCGCAAGGGCTCGCTGTGGCCTGCCACCTTCGGCCTGGCCTGCTGTGCGATCGAGATGATGGCCACCACGTCCGGCCGGTTCGATATCGCCCGCTTCGGGATGGAGGCGTTCCGGGCGTCCCCACGCCAGGCCGATCTCATGATCGTCGCCGGCCGGGTCAGTCAGAAGATGGCACCGGTGCTGCGTCAGGTCTACGACCAGATGGTCGAGCCCAAGTGGGTGCTCGCGATGGGGGTGTGCGCGTCGTCGGGTGGGATGTTCAACAACTACGCGATCGTGCAAGGCGTCGACCACGTGGTTCCGGTCGACATCTACCTGCCCGGCTGTCCGCCGCGCCCCGAGATGCTGCTCAATGCGATCCTGATGCTGCACGCCAAGATCCAGGAGATGCCGCTCGGGGTCAATCGTGAGCAGGCCGTGCGGGCGGCGGAGGAGGCGGCGCTGGCCGCCAGGCCCACGATCGACCTCGGCTTGCCGGGGCACGGCGCGGGGACGGTGCTGCGATGACGGACGAGCGTGACCGCGGCCTCGGTGGCCCCGATCCCGAGGCCACCGCCGGTCCGGAGGGGACGGTGCCACCCGAGTCGGTCGCGGGCGGCGAGATGATCGGTCTCCGGCAGGGCATGTTCGGGGTCGGTGGCACCGGCGACACATCCGGTTACGGTCGACTGGTGCGACCGGTCACGTTGCCGGGCGGCACAGCTCGTCCCTACGGCGGCTACTTCGACGTTGTCGTCGACACGCTCGCCGCCGCGCTCGACGGCAGCGGCACGCTGTTCGACGACGCCGTCGAGCGGGTCGTCGTCTTCCGCGGGGAGCTGACCCTGCACGTGCGGCGCGAGTGCCTGCCGACGGTCGCACGGTTGTTGCGCGACGACCCGGACCTGCGGTTCGAACTGTGCCTGGGGGTCAGCGGGGTGCACTACCCGCAGGACTCCGGGCGGGAACTGCACGCGGTGTACCCGCTGATGTCGATCACCCACGGCCGCCGGATACGGCTCGAGGTGGCCGTGCCGGACGCCGACCCGCACGTCCCGTCGCTGTACGGGGTGTACCCCACCACGGACTGGCACGAGCGGGAGACCTACGACTTCTTCGGCCTGATCTTCGACGGTCACCCGTCGCTCGCCAGGATCGAGATGCCCGACGACTGGGTGGGACACCCACAGCGCAAGGACTACCCCCTCGGCGGCATTCCCGTCGAGTACAAGGGGGCGAAGATCCCGCCACCGGACGAACGGAGGGCCTACCAGTGAGCCATCCTCGCGATCCCTTCGCTCGGAACGGTGACGGCGACGCGGTGTTCACCGTCGGCGGGCAGGACTGGGACGAGTTCGCGGACGCGGCCACCGCGGCGCACGACGCCGGGGCGGAACGCATCGTCGTGAACATGGGTCCACAGCATCCGTCGACGCACGGGGTGCTGCGGCTGATCCTCGAGATCGAGGGGGAGACGGTCACCGAGGCCCGCTGCGGTGTCGGATACCTGCACACGGGGATCGAGAAGAATCTCGAGTACCGCAACTGGACGCAGGGCGTCACGTTCGTCACCCGGATGGACTATCTGTCCCCGTTCTTCAACGAGGTCGCGTACTGCCTGGGCGTCGAGAAGTTGCTCGACGTCACCGACCAGATCCCCGACCGCGCCACCGTCATCCGTGTCCTGCTCATGGAGCTCAACCGGATCTCGTCCCATCTCGTCGCGCTCGCGACGGGCGGCATGGAACTGGGCGCGATCACCCCGATGCTGTTCGGCTTCCGGGAACGCGAACTGGTCCTGGACGTGTTCGAGATGATCACCGGATTGCGCATGAACCACGCGTACATCCGCCCCGGCGGGCTGTCGCAGGACCTTCCCGACGGCGCCGTCGGGAAGGTGCGCGAGCTGCTCGACCTCATGCCGCGCCGGTTGAAGGACATCGAGGACCTGCTGAGCGCCAATCCGATCTGGAAGGCCCGAACGAAGGGGATCGGCTACCTGGACCTGACGGGCTGCATGGCTCTCGGTGTCACCGGACCCGTTCTGCGTGCCACCGGCCTGCCGCTGGACGTGCGCCGGTCGGATCCGTACTGCGGCTACGAGACCTACGAGTTCGACGTCGTCACCGAGTCCGGATCCGACTGTTACAGCCGCTACCTCATCCGTCTGCGCGAGATGGCCGAGTCGCTGAAGATCGTCGAACAGTGCCTCGATCGCCTGCGCCCGGGACCGGTCATGTTGGCGGACAAGAAGATTGCCTGGCCCGCCGACCTGGCCGTCGGCGCCGACGGGCTCGGGAACTCGCTCGAACACATCCGGCGGATCATGGGCACCTCGATGGAGGAACTGATCCACCACTTCAAGCTGGTCACCGAGGGATTCCGGGTACCTCCCGGCCAGGTGTACATCGCGGTGGAGTCGCCGCGCGGCGAGCTGGGCGTGCACATGGTCAGCGACGGTGGAACCCGGCCCTTCCGGGTGCACTACCGGGATCCGTCGTTCACCAATCTGCAGGCCGTCTCTGCGATGTGCGAGGGAGGCATGGTGGCCGACGTGATCGCGTCCGTCGCCAGCATCGATCCCGTCATGGGGGGAGTGGACCGATGACCGACGCGCGAGAAGCCGACGGACCGGGCCCGGTGTTCGTCGAGTTGGGCCGTCCCGGCGACCGTCCGAGCTATCCGCCGGACGTGCACGCCCGGCTGGCGGCCGACGCCGAGGAGATCATCGCCCGCTACGAGACCCGCGATGCCGCGGCGGACCACGAGCACGGCCCCGACGGCCCCGGCCGTTCGGCGTTGCTGCCGCTGCTGCACCTGGTCCAGTCCGAGGACGGCTACGTCTCCCCGGCGGGAATCGACTTCTGCGCACGACAACTCGGTCTCACTGCTGCCGAGGTCACCGCGGTCGCCACGTTCTACACGATGTACCGGCGCAGTCCCACCGGCACGTACCACGTCGGCGTCTGCACCAACAGCCTGTGCGCGGTGATGGGTGGTGACGCGATCCACGCCGCGCTCCGTGAACACCTCGGGATCGACGACGCCGAGACCACCGCGGACGGATCGGTGACCCTCGAGCACATCGAGTGCAATGCGGCCTGCGACTTCGCGCCCGTGATGATGGTGAACTGGGAGTTCTTCGACAATCAGACACCGGCGTCGGCGACCGGGATAGTGGACGCCCTCCGGTCGGGAGAGACCGTCACCCCCAGTCGCGGTGCGCCGCTGTGCTCGTTCCGCGACACGGCCCGGGTGCTCGCCGGGTTCCCCGATCGGCGCCCCGGGGCGCTCGAGGCGGGCGGCGGGGCCGGCGACGCGACACTGGCCGGCCTGCGTGCCAGTCGCGAGCATCAGGATCGTCCGGGGCACGACGGGGCCGACGCACTGACACCGGTGCTGAGCCGGTACTGGGACGAGGCTCGGTCGTGGACCCTCGACACCTACCACCGCCATGACGGCTACACCGCGCTGCGGAAGGCGCTCGGAACGAACCCGGACGAGGTGATCCAGACGGTCAAGGACGCCGGGCTGCGTGGCCGCGGCGGGGCCGGGTTCCCGACCGGCATGAAGTGGTCGTTCATCCCGCAGGACCCGCCCGTCAGCAGCGCCGCCGGCACCGCCAAGCCGCACTACCTGGTCGTCAACGCGGACGAGTCGGAACCTGGGACCTGCAAGGACATTCCGTTGATGTTGGCGACGCCGCACGCGCTGATCGAGGGGGTGATCATCGCGGCGTACGCGATTCGGGCCGCGCGCGCCTTCATCTATCTGCGCGGCGAGGTGGTCCCGGTGCTGCGCCGACTCCAGGCCGCGGTGGCCGAGGCGTACGACGCCGGATACCTCGGCCGCGACATCCTCGGATCCGGCTACGACCTCGACATCGTGATCCACGCCGGCGCCGGCGCCTATATCTGCGGTGAGGAGACCGCGCTGCTCGACTCGCTGGAGGGGCGCCGCGGGCAGCCGCGTCTGCGCCCGCCGTTCCCGGCGGTGGCCGGTCTGTACGCCTGCCCGACGGTGGTCAACAACGTCGAGTCCATCGCGAGCGTGCCGCCGATCATCCTCGGCGGACCCGAATGGTTCCGCAGCATGGGCAGCGAGGCGTCACCCGGGTTCACCCTCTACTCCCTGTCCGGCCACGTGACCAGGCCCGGACAGTACGAGGCACCGCTGGGAATCACGTTGCGGCAGCTGCTCGACTACGCGGGCGGCGTCCGGGCCGGGCATCGCCTCAAGTTGTGGACGCCGGGCGGATCGTCCACGCCGATCTTCACCGACGAGCACCTCGACGTGCCGCTCGACTACGAGGGCGTCGCCGCGGCCGGGTCCATGCTGGGCACCAAGGCGCTGCAGATCTTCGACGAGACCACCTGTGTCGTCCGGGTGGTGTTGCGCTGGACGGAGTTCTACGCCCACGAGTCGTGCGGCAAGTGCACCCCCTGCCGGGAGGGCACGTACTGGCTGGTGCAGATCCTCGAACGGCTCGAGCGCGGCGACGGCACCGAGGAGGACCTGTCGAAGCTGCTCGACATCTCGGACACCCTCCTCGGCAAGTCGTTCTGCGCACTCGGTGACGGCGCGGCCAGCCCGATCATGTCGTCGCTGAAGTACTTCCGCGACGAATACATCGCTCACCTCGACCACCACGGCTGTCCGTTCGACCCGGGCGAGGCGGCACTCGTCTCCCGGGTCGCCGCGGGACCGGAAAGGGGGACGCCATGACCGTCAACGTCAACGTCGACGCCTCCGGGCAGCCGGTGCTGTCGGACCGGGTGACCTTCACGATCGACGGGGTGGAGGTCACCGTCCCCAAGGGGACACTGGTGATCCGCGCGGCCGAGGGGATCGGGATTCAGATCCCCCGGTTCTGCGACCACCCGCTGCTCGAACCGGTGGGTGCGTGCCGCCAGTGTCTCGTCGAGGTGGAGGGGCAGCGCAAGCCGCTCGCGTCGTGCACCACCGTCGCGACGGACGGCATGGTGGTCCACACCCAGGTCACGTCCGAGGTCGCCGACAAGGCGCAGAAGGGCGTGATGGAACTGCTGCTCATCAACCATCCGCTGGACTGCCCGGTGTGCGACAAGGGCGGTGAGTGCCCGCTGCAGAATCAGGCGATGTCCAGCGGTCGGGCCGAGTCCCGGTTCGGTGGCGTCAAACGCACCTTCCCCAAGCCGATTCCGCTGTCGACCGAGGTCCTGCTGGATCGTGAGCGATGCGTGCTGTGCGCGCGGTGCACGCGGTTCTCGAGGCAGATCGCGGGCGACCCGATGATCGAACTCCTCGAACGCGGCGCGCTGCAGCAGGTGGGCATCGGGGAGGACGAGCCGTTCGACTCGTACTTCTCCGGCAACACCGTCCAGATCTGCCCGGTCGGTGCCCTCACCGGGGCGGCGTACCGGTTCCGGGCGCGGCCGTTCGACCTGGTCTCGAGCCCCAGCGTGTGCGAGCACTGCGCGAGCGGATGCGCGCAGCGCACCGATCACCGCCGCGGCACCGTGCTGCGTCGCCTGGCCGGTGACGATCCGCAGGTCAACGAGGAGTGGAACTGCGACAAGGGCCGTTGGGCGTTCACGTACGCCGGTGAGCCGGATCGGATCGAGACGCCGATGATCCGCGGCGCCACGGGTGATCTGGTTCCCGCTTCGTGGCCGGAGGCGCTGGCGGTCGCGGCGCGGGGGCTGCGATCGGCCGACGGCGGCGTCGGTGTGCTGGTCGGTGGGCGGGTCACGTACGAGGACGCCTACGCCTACTCGAAGTTCGCGCGGATCGTGCTGGGCACCAACGACGTCGACTTCCGTGCGCGCGTGCACTCGGCCGAGGAAGCGGACTTCCTCGCGGCCCGGGTAGCCGGCCGCATGCTGGGCGCAGATCCGGCGGCGGTCACCTACGACGATCTCGATCGGGCGCCTGCCGTCCTGCTGGTCGCGTTCGAACCCGAGGAAGAATCGCCGATCGTCTTCCTGCGGCTGCGAAAGGCAGTGCGTACCAAGAGGACCGTGGTGCTCTCGATTGCGCCGTTCGCGAGCCGTGGTCTCGGGAAGATATCCGGCCGGCTGCTGCGTGCGGTCCCCGGAGACGAGCCGGCGCTCCTCGACGAGTTGGGCAGTTCGGAGTTCCTGCGTTGCCCCGGCGCGGTGATCCTGGTCGGGGAGCGGGCCGCTGCGATCCCGGGCGCGTTGTCCGCGCTGGCGCGCCTCGCCGACGACACGGGGGCGCACCTGGCGTGGGTGCCGCGGCGGGCCGGTGAGCGCGGTGCGCTCGAGGCCGGGGCGCTGCCGTGCCTGTTGCCCGGCGGTCGGCCGGTCGTGGACGCCGAGGCCCGTCGGCAGGTTGCCGCCGCGTGGGGGGTCGGCGACCTCCCGGGCACGACCGGCCGCGACACCGCTGCCATGCTCGCCGCCGCCGTATCGGGGGATCTCGGTGGATTACTGGTCGGTGGTGTCGAACTCGACGATCTGCCGGATCCGCGGCTCGCATTGTCGGCGATCGACACCGCCGGGTTCGTCGTCAGCCTCGAGTTGCGTCGCAGCGCGGTCACCGACCGTGCCGATGTGGTGTTCCCGGTGGCGCCCGTCGCGGAGAAGGACGGCGCCTTCGTCGATTGGGAAGGCCGTGGGCGACCGTTCGAGGCCGCGCTGCGCACCACCGGCACCGTGCCCGACCAGCGGGTGCTCGACGCCCTCGCCGCCGAGATGGGTGCCCGCCTCGGTCTGCCGGACGTCGCCGCCGCGCACGCCGAACTCGGACGGCTCGGGGCGTGGGACGGGACTCGCCCCACCGCGCCCGGCGTGGTTCCGCGCGGGGCACGGGAACCGGGTCCGGGCGAGGCCGTGCTCGCGGGCTGGCGGATGCTGCTCGACGCCGGGCGGATGCAGGACGGCGAACCGTACCTCGCGGGCACGGCCCGCGCACCGGTGCTGCGACTCTCGGCCGACTGCGCCGACGAGATCGGTGCCCGGGACGGTGATCCGGTGACCGTGGAGAGCGACACGGGAGCCGTCACGCTGCCGCTCGAGGTGACCGACCTGCCCTACCGGGTGGTGTGGCTGCCGCTGAACTCGCCCGGGTCGGCGGTGTACCGGCAACTCGGCCGGGGGCCCGGCGACGTCGTACGCATCCGCCGCGGAGAGTTCGCCGGCGCAGCGGCGAATCCGGCACGGGGGGAGGCTCGGCGATGACCACCCCGATCACCACCCTGGCCTACACGGACCTGTCGATGTTCGGACACGACCCGTGGTGGCTGGTCGTCGCGAAGGCACTGGGCATCTTCGTGTTCCTGGTGCTCACCGTGCTGATCGCGATCTACGCCGAACGGAAGGTGCTGGCGTGGATGCAGATGCGGGTCGGCCCCGACCGGGTCGGCCCCCGCGGCATCCTGCAGAGCCTCGCCGACGGCATCAAGCTCGCGCTCAAGGAGGGCATCGTCCCCAAGGGCGTCGACAAACCTGTCTACCTCCTGGCGCCGATCATCGCGACCGTGCCGGCGTTCATGGCGTTCGCGGTGATCCCGTTCGGTCCCGAGGTCTCGATCCTCGGACACCGGACACCGTTGCAGCTCACCGACCTGCCGGTGGCCGTCCTCTACATCCTCGCCGTCACCTCCGTCGGCGTGTACGGAATCGTGCTGGCGGGGTGGGCATCCGGTTCGACCTATCCGCTGCTGGGTGGCCTGCGGTCCACCGCGCAGGTGATCTCGTACGAGGTTGCGATGGCGCTGTCGTTCGCGGCGGTGTTCCTCGATGCCGGCACGATGTCGACGTCGGGAATCGTTGCCGCGCAGAACGGCCACTGGTACGTGTTCCTACTGCTGCCGTCGTTCCTCATCTACGTCACGTCGATGGTCGGCGAGACCAATCGGGCGCCGTTCGACCTGCCCGAGGCCGAGGGCGAACTGGTCGGCGGTTTCCACACGGAGTACTCGTCGCTGCGGTTCGCGATGTTCATGCTCGCCGAGTACGTCAACATGGTGACGGTTTCGGCGCTGGCGGCGACGCTGTTCCTCGGTGGCTGGCACGCGCCGTGGCCGCTGAACATGTGGGATGGCGCCAACTCCGGGTGGTGGCCGCTGCTGTGGTTCGCCGCGAAGGTCTGGGGCTTCCTCTTCGTGTTCGTCTGGCTGCGCGGCACCCTGCCGCGCCTGCGTTACGACCAGTTCATGAACCTCGGATGGAAGGTGCTCATCCCGGTCTCCGTCGTGTGGGTCATGGTGGTCGCCGCGGTGCGCGCGATGCGCATCGAGGGCTACGAGACCCGGTGGATCGTCCTCGCGGTCGGCGGCGCGGTCGTGGGACTGCTCCTGCTGGCGCTGCTGTACCGCAAGCTGCGTTCCGGACCGCCGGTGCCGGGCCCGGAGACACCGTCGGTGCGCGAACCCTTCGACCCGATGGCCGGTGGATTCCCGGTTCCGCCCCTGCCTGGCCAGGGCGCACGGTCCGACCGCACGCTCGTGCGGTCCGGCCACTCCGGAAAGGAGGATTTCGATGCCTGACTTCTTCGACTCCGTAGCGGGTTTCGGTGTGACCTTCTCGACGATGTTCAAGAAACCCGTGACCGAGTTCTATCCCGAGCAGAAGGTGCCGACGGCCGAGCGGTACCACGGCCGCCACCAACTCAACCGCCACCCGGACGGCCTCGAGAAGTGCATCGGCTGCGAGTTGTGTGCGTGGGCGTGCCCGGCCGACGCGATCTACGTCGAGGGCGCCGACAACACCGACGAGGAACGGTTCTCGCCGGGGGAGCGGTACGGCCGCGTCTACCAGATCAACTACCTGCGCTGCATCGGCTGCGGGCTCTGCGTCGAGGCGTGTCCCACCCGCGCGCTCACGATGACCAACGAATACGAGATGGCCGACGACAACCGCGCCGACCTGATCTACGAGAAGGACCGGCTGCTCGCGCCGCTGCAGCCGGGCATGGAACCCCCGCCACACCCCATGGCGCCGGGCAGCACCGACGAGGACTACTACCGGGGGACGGTGACCGGCACGGCGACCGGTCCCGCGACGCGACCCGGGGAGGTGACCTAGTGGACGCCGGGATGTTGAACGCGACGGCGCTGCTGGCCGCGGACACCTTCACCCGGACATCCACCGGTGAGGGCGTGCAGTTCTGGATCCTGGGCACCATCGCGGTGATCGGCGCGCTCGGCGTGGTGTGCGCGCCCAAGGCGGTGTACTCGGCGATCTTCCTCGCGATGACGATGATCATCCTCGCGGTCTTCTACATTGCACAGGGTGCGCTGTTCCTCGGCGTCGTGCAGGTGGTGGTCTACACCGGCGCGGTGATGATGCTGTTCCTGTTCGTGGTGATGCTCATCGGCGTGGACTCGTCCGATTCGCTGGTCGAAACGCTTCGCGGGCAGCGGATTGCCGCGGTCGTGGCCGGGGTCGGGTTCGGGCTGCTGCTGATCGGGGGACTCGGCAATGCGACGGTCGGGTCGATCGGCCCGGACGGCACGCGGGTCGGATTCGTGGGCCTGGACCGGGCGAATGCCGGCGGAAACGTCGAGGGCCTCGCCGAGGTCGTGTTCATCAGGTACGTGTGGGTGTTCGAACTCACCGGCGCGCTGCTGATCACCGCGACGATCGGCGCGATGGTGCTGGCGCACCGCGAACGCTTCGAGCGGCGCCTCGGTCAGCGGGAGATGTCCCAGCAGCGGTTCCGCGACTGGGGTGCGGGCGAGCCCGACGCGACCGCCCGCGTCACGCCACCGCCCAGCCCCGGCGTCTACGCGCGGCACAACGCCGTCGACATGCCGGCGCGACTGCCCGACGGCACCTACGCGCGGGAATCGGTCAGCAAATTGCTCACGCCGCGCAGTGTTCCGCCGGCCGCCGAGTCGTCCGACCCGGAGGGGGAGCGATGAACCCGGAGAACTACCTGTACCTGGCGGCGCTGCTCTTCACGATCGGCGCGGCGGGAGTGCTGCTGCGGCGCAACGCGATCGTCGTGTTCATGTGCATCGAGCTGATGCTCAACGCCGCCAACCTGGCCTTCGTGACGTTCGCCCGGATGCACGGCAACCTCGACGGCCAGGTGTTCGCGTTCTTCACGATGGTGGTCGCCGCGGCCGAGGTCGTCATCGGACTCGCGATCATCATGACCATCTTCCGCACCCGTCGTTCGGCCTCGGTCGACGACGCCGACCTGCTGAAGTACTGACGTGAACGGGGGGACGGGAATTCAGTCACTCATCTGGCTCCTGCCGGCACTGCCGCTGGTCGGCGCCGCGGTCCTACTGCTCGCCGGTCGGCGCAGCGACCGCTGGGGCCACCTCCTCGGGTGCACCGCGGCGCTCGCATCCTTCGTGGTCGCGGTGGCACTGTTCGTCGACCTGATCGGCCGGGACGCGTCGGACCGTGTCGCGCAGCAGGATCTGTTCACGTGGCTTCCGGTGGCCGGGCTGCAGGTGGACTTCGGCCTCCGGCTCGACCAGTTGTCGATCAGCTTCGTGCTGCTGATCACCGGCGTCGGATCGCTCATCCACATCTACTCGGTCGGCTACATGAAGACAGATCCCGATCGCAGGCGGTTCTTCGCGTACCTCAATCTGTTCCTCGCCGCGATGCTGCTGCTGGTCCTCGCCGACAACTACCTCGGCCTCTACGTCGGCTGGGAGGGTGTGGGTCTCGCGTCGTACCTGCTCATCGGGTTCTGGCAGTTCAAGCCGACCGCCGCGACCGCGGCGAAGAAGGCGTTCGTGGTCAACCGCGTCGGCGACATGGGTCTGATCGTCGCGCTGATGATCATGTTCGCGACGTTCGGCTCGGTGTCGTTCACCGACGTCCTCGGCGGTGTGGGCGACGCGAGCGGCGGAGTGACCACCGCGCTCGGCCTGACCTTGCTGCTCGCGGCGTGCGGCAAGTCGGCGCAGGTTCCGCT
This window contains:
- a CDS encoding YdcF family protein: MHKLRTTIAAAGLAVLPLLAAAPAHAASLNIPGLINQGIDTLEYTAGSGVSDTVASLGQYAAAHAYLTGDPASRYIVVLGARLDADGLLPGVLNARLDTAAAIARLHPMNKVIVAGGPTQPLPYSESQAMFAGLVLRGVNPASIILENASYSTVDNARNTTGILSANGADGAVLVTSASHIDRALGAFRSASGQFRYTPVAVPGW
- a CDS encoding M23 family metallopeptidase; its protein translation is MAVVLALPFTGRWLVQNSPARRVPSHGVDVFGQRYAIDFVGVDDRGRTASARDWRTFLATEPPSRFFAFGRPILAPVDGVVVQAHDGEPDHQARRSQFALIPYAVGQPSRLRQGPASIAGNHLIIQDRRSGMFVAVVHLRADTLSVAVGDEVALGQQIAECGNSGNSTQPHVHVQVMDSLDLAVAQGVPMEFGNYRQCSRDGTGLCDVDSGIPEEGTIVTALVPDGR
- a CDS encoding O-methyltransferase — its product is MTDSKDDANRWAEVDRYLVETVVGADDALDHALAANASAGLPPIDVSPTQGKLLNLLARMVGATRVLEIGTLGGYSTIWLARAVGESGRVVTLEYEPRHAAVARDNVDRAGVGGRVDIRVGAALDSLPAVEADGIAPFDLVFIDADKVNNSNYVRWALRLSRPGTVIVVDNVVRGGSVSNPDLDDEAVRASREVLDLLAAEPRLDATALQTVGSKGWDGFALALVVN
- a CDS encoding Rv3143 family two-component system response regulator, encoding MANPTVRSDASDPLRVLVYSSDASTREQVMRALGRRPHPDLPELEYVEVATAPVVVRTMDAGGIDLAILDGEAAPAGGLGIAKQLKDELDVCPPVVVLTGRADDAWLADWSRAEAAVPHPIDPFRLAAAVVPLLRRP
- a CDS encoding NADH-quinone oxidoreductase subunit A, translated to MNAYVPILVLGAIAAAFAVFSVIVASVVGPRRLNRAKLEPYECGIEPTPAEVGRGLAGQRIPVKYYLTAMLFIIFDIEIVFLYPWAVHFDALGVFGLAVMAVFVFNVAVAYVYEWRRGGLSWD
- a CDS encoding NADH-quinone oxidoreductase subunit C, whose translation is MTDERDRGLGGPDPEATAGPEGTVPPESVAGGEMIGLRQGMFGVGGTGDTSGYGRLVRPVTLPGGTARPYGGYFDVVVDTLAAALDGSGTLFDDAVERVVVFRGELTLHVRRECLPTVARLLRDDPDLRFELCLGVSGVHYPQDSGRELHAVYPLMSITHGRRIRLEVAVPDADPHVPSLYGVYPTTDWHERETYDFFGLIFDGHPSLARIEMPDDWVGHPQRKDYPLGGIPVEYKGAKIPPPDERRAYQ
- a CDS encoding NuoB/complex I 20 kDa subunit family protein, translating into MGLEEKLPSGFVLSTVETVAGYARKGSLWPATFGLACCAIEMMATTSGRFDIARFGMEAFRASPRQADLMIVAGRVSQKMAPVLRQVYDQMVEPKWVLAMGVCASSGGMFNNYAIVQGVDHVVPVDIYLPGCPPRPEMLLNAILMLHAKIQEMPLGVNREQAVRAAEEAALAARPTIDLGLPGHGAGTVLR